The genomic interval TACGGCCGCGTCTCGGAGCGTCCGTATCTCGAAGTATCGATCCCGTCGCTGTCGGATCCCAGCGTGGCGCCGGACGGGAAGCACCTCGTGTCGATCGTCTTCCAGTACGCCCCGTATGCGCTGCGGGAAGGCGCGTGGGACGCCGCGGCCGGCGCGAAGCTCGGCGACCTGGCGGTAGAAACGCTTGCTGAGTATGCCCCCAACTTGCACTCGCTCGTCGAGGCGCGGCATGTCATGACGCCGCTGGACCTCGAGCGGGCGTTCGGGCTGTCCGAGGGCAACATCTACCACGGTGAGATGACACTGGACCAACTGCTCTTCATGCGTCCGGTGCCAGGTGCCTCCCGGTACCGCGCGCCGATTGCGCGGCTCTACCTGTGTGGGGCCGGCACGCACCCGGGTGGTGGGGTGACCGGAGTGCCGGGATTCAACGCGGCTCGGGAGATCCTGAAGGACTGATCAGACGCGGTGCATTGGCTCCAGGCTTGGGTCGGCCGGTCAAGACGCTCACGGAGCTGCGCGAGTGGAAGGCTCATGAAAGCGCCGGCCGCTCAAGTTCACGCAACGTTCCTCGCCCAGGCCGTGCACCTCGAGTTGCCCCACAGACCCCCGCCCATCTCGCCCGCGCGCGGCCCCCCGCAGGGAGACTTCCTCCTCGACCAGACCCCGGCCTTCGATCCCGCCGAGGCCGAGCCCATCCCAGAATTCAGCTTCGACCAGTCGCTGCCCGACGAGTTCGAAGACTGAGGGTCTCCCCCCGCTGTCCTCCCGGACATGCTGAGCCCTTCGGCCACCTCGACCTGCCCGTCTCAACATCCCCTCGTCCCGATCCGCTTTCCGAGCGTCTCCCACTCCTCGCGCCGCGACGGCGATCGGCCGCGCCCCGCGCCCCTCTCTCCGTGTCCCATCCCGCAACACGACCTACCGTGACTCCCCACCCGAAAGCGCGGTAGAAATGCCTTCTATGGGCCTGGCGGCGACGCCGGAGCCCGGAGGCTGGCGGCCCTATTTTTAGGCAGCTGCTCCGCCAGCTAACGAATCGTGTAGCCGAGGCATCCAGAGTTCGAGTGATCACGGCGAACACACGTCGTCGTCGCACAAAAACGCGAGGAGTCCGATTCATGTACATGCGTCCCGTCCGTTTCCTTCGAGCCGCGGTCCCGCTGGCGCTCCCGCTTGCGTTCTGGGCGTCACCCATCAGCGGGCAGGACAACGAGTTCGACATCGATATCGCGCGCGTGGGAGTCGGCTCGAGGTTCGAGCCGTTTCGTGTTACTGAAACCGAGCCGCTGCAGGACGCGATCTCCGCAAAGAAGCTGCAGGGTGACACCCGCGTACTCGTCATGGACCACCCAGCTGGGCTGCTCGCCTTTCTCACCGATCAGATGGTGTATCACCACGTGGCCCAGGGGGAGACCAACGGTGAGCCATGGATGGTGTCCTTCTGAGTGGTTTGTAACACAGGGGTCGGTCTGACTCCCACGGTTGACGGCAAGGTTCACCACTTCAGGACTCGCGGCATCTTCAACGGCCTCTCGATGCTCGCCGACGAGGAAACGGAGACCATTTGGAACCACATCACGGGCAGGGCGGTCTACGGCCCTCTCAAGGGGTCCGTGCTTCCCGTGTTCAATCTCCTGCACATGACGGCTAAGCAGGCACTGGACCGGTATCCCGGCTTGTCCGTCGCCATCTCGGACCGTCCAGTCCGGGGGCGAAGGGGCATGTTCGCGCCGATCGCCGACCGGATCCCCTTCCTGCGGGACGGCTTCAGGAGCACGATCGTGAAGGAAGACACTCGTCTTCCTACGATGGATATCGGACTCGGAATCTGGACCGATTCAGAGCAACGGTTCTATCCGATGGAGGTCGTCCAAGCGGGCGGTGGCGCCATCGTCGATGTCTTCGACGGCAAGCGTCTGGTCGTCTACGTGGAGCCCGGAACGTATGGTCTGGACGCCTTCTTCACGGAGGAGCAGACGGCCTCCACCGATGGCTCCCTCGTCACAGTCGGCCAGCATCTGGTTCTCGAGAGCGGAGTGCTCCGAGACTCGAGCGGCGAGCGAATCGAGATCGAGCGGCCGCTTCAGCTGTTCTCGCGGTGGTACGGATTCGCTCTGACGTTCCCCGAAACCACGATCTACGGACGCTAGCACACGATTGCGTATAAACTGTGTGCGTCTTGAGGTCCGGGTGGGGTAGCGGACCGGACCTGGGCTACTGCCGGATTCAGGATCTCGGTTCCGCGATGTAGGATCGTCCGCCTTGTGCTGCGGTTTGCTACAAGAGTATTCATCCCTGGTTGATGCCGCCTTCGACACTCACCGATATGATCCATCGGTGCGTCGACCCGACCTGATGGGCTTGAGCGAGGCAGTTCCGAGTTCCGAGCGCTTGCCCACCCGCTGGGCGGTACGACTCGCAGGCATTTTCATGGACGTTCCGCGCATGTTCGGTAGAACAGGGTCAGGCCACCCTCGACGCGGCGCAGCTTCCCGTGGGGTGGACCGCGGAGGAGCGGACCCGCGTCAGGATCAAGTGCATGCTTCCCTTCGGCGCCTCGTGCCCCGCCGGGAACTTGTGGCAACTTCTGATGCGCCTCACCGGCTGGTTGATCACGGGTTTGGCGGTCTCCTTGGGCGCCCCCTTCTGGTTCGACCTGCTACAGCGGTTCGTCAGCCTCCGCGGCGCAGGTAGAGGTCCGCGGGTGCAGCCGCAGACGGGGCGCGCGCGCACGGCCTCCTCCGGTGTGAGCGCCACGGCCGGAGCCGCTGACGAGGACACGGCCTACAGAGGGTCCGATCCGCCTGCTCCGTGTTTCAGGGTCGACATCGATATCGCACCGGTGGGACTGATGGCTCCCTCGTCACGGTCGGCGAGGATCTTCTGTTGGCGCCTGCGGCTACCCCACCCAGGCCGGATCGGCGGAGTCCGTGGCTGGCTGAGCCCCGCGGTATCCGTGGTTGGCCGCGGGTGAGCGGTCGTAGACCGTCTGGCCCTCTCCTTCATTGAGGCTCCAATAGCCCTGTAGGCCATCCGAGCTGACATCGACGCCCGTCTCGTGAACCGCCTGGATCTCCGCGGGTGAAAGGCTCCTCGACCACATGGCGGGGTCCTCGATCTCACCTGGGAAAAACCAGATCGGCGGCTCTTTGCCGCCGGGCGGCAGCGGTCCGATCTGGCCGTGCGTCGCCCCCAGGCTCAGGAACTGTCGGTTGTTGGACGATGGGGTACCGGTTCCTTCACAGCGGGCGCGCTCCGCGCCGTCCACGTAGAAGACCAGAGTGCCGCCCGCGTCTCGAGTGAGGGCCACATGGTGCCATGCGCCGTCAGCCACGAACATGTCGTCCGACTCGCAAACCCCCTGCCGTACACAGTCGTTGTTCGGGTAGCAGTAGTTGTCCTCGTTGGACGCCTCGAGCATGACCTCCAATGAACCCGTCCGTCCCACATACATCTGCCAGCTCAAGTTGAAAGAGTTGTCGTCCTCACCTCTCGCGATGACCGCCGCTCGCGCGCTCGGAGTCGTCAGCCGTATCCGGGCGGCGATGGTAAACACCTCGGTCGGGAACGAGGCATTCCATGGAACGAGGACGCGGTCGTCCACGCCGTCGAACATCAAGTGGAAGTCCTGTCCGGATTCCGGTGGCGGATCGCCGGGGTCGAAGTCTGAGGTCGTGTCATCATCGTCGATCACGGGTTCCATGGCGTCCTGCGCTCCGCAGGCGCCGACAGTCCCGAGCATCAATGCGATCACCCATCTACGAATTCGGCGCGGCTCTGGCATCACTGGGCTCCAGTCTCGACGACGAATTGGCCCATCATGCCAACGTCTTCGTGCTCGAGGATGTGGCAGTGGAACATGTAGGGGCTCGTGGAATCCGCGTAGTCGCGGAAGCGCTTCACGATGCGAACCGTCTCGAACGGCCGGACCAGCACCACGTCCTTCCACCCGAGCTCGTTCTCCGGGGGGGCGAACCCGTCGCGGGTGAGTATCTGGAACGAGTCCCCATGTACGTGAAAGGGGTGCGCCTGGGTCGTCGGGTTGGTGATCTCCCAGACCTCCGTGTCACCCAGGCGGATGCTCTCGTTGATCACGTCGATGTCCATGCGCTGGCCGTTGATACCGAACGGATTCGCCGCGAGCTCGAACGGTCGGGCGCTCGCCAGGTTGATGGCCTCAGAATCGGAAATCGCCTCCACGGTCGTGAGTCCGGCTGGGATCGTGGTGACGGGGTTCGAGCGCGCAGCGCCCACCGTGATGTCGAGCAGATCGAAGTCTGCGGTATCCCACGTGTCCTGGAGCGGGAACGGGACCATCGATGTGCCCAGGCCGCTGTTGAAGCTTCGCAGCTTGAACGTGGTGCCCTGGTCGGAGCCCAGGTCGAGGAGGATCTCAGCCCGCTCGGCTGGGGCCAGGAGCAGTCGGGAAAGCGGCACCGGCGCGCGCAGAAATCCGCCGTCCGACGCCACCTGGTGGAAGGTGCGGTTGTCGCTGAAACCCAGGTTGTAGATGCGGGCGTTGGAAGCGTTCAGGATGCGGAGGCGCACAACCTGCGCCCCCACTTCTAGCACGGGCGCTTCCGCGCCGTTGACGAGAAAGTGCCCACCCTTCCGCAGCGCGGGATCCGATGCGGGGTTGAAGTCCGTGGGGAAGTGCAGCAGCTCTCCGTCGTCGTGGAATCGCCGGTCCTGCAGGATCAGCGGGATGTCGTCCACTCCGTAGGTTCGCGGTAGCGGCAGCGCGTCCGAGATGTCGTCCTCGACGATGATCACGCCTGCCAGACCTTCGTACACCTGATAGCCGGTGCTCGTCGGGTCGAAGATCACCCCCTGCCCAGTGGGAGCGTGATGATGCGGATGGTACCAGTACGTGGATGCGCGATTGAGAACCGGGAACGAGGCCGACCATACGGCGCCCGGGTCGATGCGCTGATGCGGTCCGCCGTCCATGACCGCCGGCACGTGCATGCCGTGCCAATGCGTCGTCGTATTCACGCCGATGTTGTTGGTCACGTTGAGCGAGACGTCGGAGCCAGAGCGCAGGAACAACGTGGGACCGAGGTTGTCGCCGTTGTACCCCTTGGTGGGAGTCGTTTTGTCCCGGAGGAACTCCCGCGTCCCGGTCCGCATCTCGAGGTTGAACGTCGACGCGACCAGCATTTCCGGGATCGGGAGCGGGGTAGGGGCGACGCTCGGATCCGAATCGCTGGGACCCGAATCGGTCTCGTCCAGGGGCCCCACGCTGTCTTCAGAACAGGCCGAGAGACCTACCGTAGGCAGCGCTACTCCGGCGGCGGCTCCCGCGGCGAGTCGCAGCATCTTCCGCCTCGATATCGGCGATCGTATGAGCATGCATTAGGAGATGTGTCGCGACCGCCGTTTGTTAGCTCAGCTCGGAGTCGCTGCCTTGGCGGTCACCGCCCGCACCGAGGGGCACCCGAACGCCCTTTTTGCCCGTGATGCGCCAGGCGATCCACGAGGTCGATCCATGGAGGTGCTGTGGTGCGAGCAGATTCCCTCGATCTAGTACCGGATCTCCCCACCGTTGACGTGGAACGTCTGACCCGTGATGTAGCTCGCATCTTCGGACGAAAGGAATGCGTAGGTATTCGCGAGCTCCTGCGCGAGGCCCACACGCCCTAGGGGTATCTGCTCCAGGTTCGGGTGCGCGACGTACGCTCCCGGGACCACGTGGTTCACCAGGATGTTGTAGGGTGCCAGCTCTACCGCGAGCGCCCGGGTCATGCCCATCGCTCCCATCTTCGAAGCGCACACGTGTGACCAGTTGCTTCGTCCGTGGAAGGAGTTCAGGCCCGACACGGTGATGATGCGGCCGTAGCCGTTGGCGATCATGCCGGGAACGACGGCACGGGTGCAGAAGAAGGGGCCGTCGAAGTTGACGGCCGCCGCGGCGCGCCACTCGTCAATGCTCATCTCCGTAAGAGGGCTCGACCCTCGGAAGCCGGCGTTGTTGATCAGAATGTCGATGCGTCCGAGACGCTCCAGCGCCTCGGCCACCTCGACCCGCCCGCCTGAACATCCCCTCGTCCCACTCCACCTTCCGAGCGTCACCCACGCCTCGCGCGGCGATGGCGATCGGCCGCGCCCCGCAGCCCCTCTCTCCGTGTCCCATCCCGCAACACGGCGTACCGCGACTCCCGCGTCCATAGAGCGGTTGGACCGGCTATCCTTCGACTATCTTTCGGTTCGACCGACTATCCTTTATCCGTTTATCCGCCAGTACCGTCGACCCGTCCGATGTCCTCCTCCGGCACCGGTATGCTCTCGGGTGGGACTTCCACGACCCGCCCTTCCCGCCATATCGCGATCGGTATACCTAGCTGACGGTGACCGATCATGACACGGCGGTGCGCCCGCTCGATAGCCGCGTCGATCGCGGTCCCGTCCCGAATGATTGCCGCAACGTCTCTGGTTCCGCGACGTATCACTGCTACCCCTCTTCGACGTGTCGGCGAACGACCGCCCACCGCTCGGTATCGACCACTTTGAACTCACGCGCCCCAGCGCCGTGGGCAATGAGGGGCGTGGGTGGGATGGCGCTGGCGTCGTAGAGCCTCCAGGTCACCGCAAGGTCCGCTGACGGCAGCCAAAGATAAAAGATGTGCCGATCATACCCCATCGCCTCGAGCTCGCGCAGAAACGTGTGAAGGGTACGGCCCGAGAGGGTGCTCTTTCGGGAGATTCTGAAGGATGACTAGCGAGCACATGCAGTCGTGACTAGAATAGTCATATGTTGTCGATCTCCGTTTCTCAGCTGAAGGCGCGCCTGTCGGAATGCCTCCGGCTGGTCCGGGGCGGAAACACACTCGTCGTGACCGACCGCGGGACCCCCGTGGCCATGGTTTCGCCCCTTCCGCCGGCCGAGAATGAAGGCTCCATGGCGTCTCTGATCGAACAGGGGCTCGTAGCCCCGCCGCCGAAGTCGCTCCCAGAGGACTTCTGGGACCGGCCGCGTCCTTCGGATCCGGAGGGACTCGGCCTGAAGGCGGTCCTGGAGGAGAGGGCCTCGGGCTGGTGATGTTTTGGGACACTTCCGCGATCGTGCCGCTGCTGGTAGATGAACCGGTGACGACCGCGGTGTGCGACCGCGCACGCTCCGGTCCGGGAATGGTCGTGTGGTGGGGCACTTCCGTGGAATGTGCGTCGGCGATTGCCAGGCTGGAGCGGGAGCACGCCTTGGATGCGGCGGCGACGGACGTCGCCCGAGGTCTACTCGACGACCTCGTCGGCTCCTGGTACGAGGTCGCGCCGACGGACGCGGTCCGTGGGCATGTGCGTAGGCTCCTGCTTCGGCACGCACTCCGTGCCGCCGATGCGCTCCAGCTCGGTGCGGCGTTGATCTGGGCCGAGGATCGACCGGATACCCACCGGTTCTGCACGCTCGACGACCGACTCGGGACGGCGGCACGTCGGGAAGGGTTCACGCTGGTCGAATTCTAGGCCGAACGAGGCGTGCCACCGCGTCTCCGCGGGAACGTCCTACGATCCGCTTTGTGTGAGGTGATCGAGGAAGCAAGGCAGATTGCAGGAGACGCGGCGACCGTCGCCACTCGGTCGATTGGTCTGCGAGACCAAAAAACGGTGCGATGCGTTGATCATGTCGGCCGTCTTGTTCAGTCGTGCCATGTCCTTGGGGCCGGGCGAGGATGTCAGCTTGATCTCGACACCCCACAGGGTCGTCCCGAAATCCAATACCAAGTCGAGTTCGTATTGATCGCTGGTCCTGAAGTAGTAGGCATCGAACGTTCGCCCATGCGCCGACAGCTGCCCGATGGCCTGCTCGATCACATAGCCCTCCCAGCTCGCGCCGACCCACGGTTGGGCGAGCAAAGCCCTCTCGTCCGACACGTTCAGTAGGGCGTGGAGCAGACCGCTGTCGCGCCAGTAGACCTTGGCGCTCTTAACCAAGCGCTTTCTGATATTGGTCTTATAGGGCTGCAGCCTCCGGATCAGGAAGGCCCCAACCAGGTAGTCGACGTAGCTGTTGACTGTCTGGTATGAGAGTCCCAGGCTTTGGCCCACCTGCGAAGCATTCCACGCCTGGCCGTGTAGCGCTGCCAGCATTCGTGATAGGCGCTCCGTGGTCTGCGGTTTGGCAGGCAAGCCCCAGGTCGGCAGGTCGCGCTGAGAGATCAGCGCCAGGTAATCCAGTTGCCACTGTGAAAAGCGCTTGGGCTCCAACACGCCGCCATCGGGATAACCCCCGCACAACCAGCGGCGTTCACGCGACGCCTTCGTGTCCAGTTCGCTCAGGAGAAACGGTGTCAGCTCGATCAATGACAGACGGCCTGCCAGCGATTCCGAGACTTGGACCATGAGTGAAGGTGACACGGAGCCCAGAAGCAGAAAGCGCCCCATGCGCTTGCGGTCCCGGTCAATCGCCCCGCGCAACCGGGCGAAGACCTCGGGCCAGCAGTGGGCCTCGTCCAAGATCAGGAGATCCTTTTCGGCCATCAGCCGGTCCCAGTCGAGGTCCAGGCGCAGGCGCTCAGCTTCCTGCTCGAGGTCGAAATAGGCCCCCCCTATCCTATCGCCTGTGCAAGAGTGGTCTTCCCGCACTGGCGGGGGCCGACGAGTGCCACGGCCGGATAGGTCTCCACGCGCTCCAGGAGGAGCTGGTCAATCGTCCGTCGGATCATGTTTTGCATTTTAGAAATCAATTTCTATTTCGCAAAACCTCAACTGGGACGGTTACGGAGCTCTACTGATCGTCCTCAAACAACTCGGTGGTCAGGTACCGGCTCCCCGAGTCCGGCGCGATGCATGCGACGCGGTGCCCCGGTCCCAACTCGCGCGCAATCTTCAGCGCTGTCCAGAGGATGGCGCCGCTGCTCATTCCCACGAAGAGCCCTTCCTCGCGCGCCAGTCGACGAGCCAGCGGGAAGGCGTCCTCCTCGAGGACCTTCTCGATCCGATCGATCACTGACTGGTCGAGGTTCTCAGGGATGAATCCGGGCCCCATCCCCTGAAATTTGTGCTGGCCACGCGGCTCTCCGGAAATGACGGCGCTCCTCGCGGGCTCGACAACTACGACCAGCACGTCATCGAGGCGCTCCTTCAGGAACTTTCCGACGCCTGAGATCGTGCCTCCGGTACCGCTTCCGTATACGAAGGCGTCGATCCGTCCGTCGAGCCCATCCCAGAGCTCAGGGGCGGTGGTCTCGTAGTGGCTCCTCGGATTGGCCGGGTTGGAAAACTGGTTCGGTAGGAACGCCCCCGTCTCGTCACGGATTCGCTCTGCCTCCTCGATTGCGGCGATCATGCGCAGCTCCGGATCCGTGAGCACGAGCTCAGCACCGTAGGCGCTAAGCGTGCGCTTCCGCTCCATGCTCATCGAAGAGGGAAGGCATAGGACGAGCCTGTATCCGCGTGCGGCAGCGACCTGTGCCAAGCCGATGCCGGTGTTGCCGGACGTGGGCTCCACGATCGTGTCAC from Gemmatimonadota bacterium carries:
- a CDS encoding DUF3179 domain-containing protein; this encodes MVCNTGVGLTPTVDGKVHHFRTRGIFNGLSMLADEETETIWNHITGRAVYGPLKGSVLPVFNLLHMTAKQALDRYPGLSVAISDRPVRGRRGMFAPIADRIPFLRDGFRSTIVKEDTRLPTMDIGLGIWTDSEQRFYPMEVVQAGGGAIVDVFDGKRLVVYVEPGTYGLDAFFTEEQTASTDGSLVTVGQHLVLESGVLRDSSGERIEIERPLQLFSRWYGFALTFPETTIYGR
- a CDS encoding LamG domain-containing protein; protein product: MPEPRRIRRWVIALMLGTVGACGAQDAMEPVIDDDDTTSDFDPGDPPPESGQDFHLMFDGVDDRVLVPWNASFPTEVFTIAARIRLTTPSARAAVIARGEDDNSFNLSWQMYVGRTGSLEVMLEASNEDNYCYPNNDCVRQGVCESDDMFVADGAWHHVALTRDAGGTLVFYVDGAERARCEGTGTPSSNNRQFLSLGATHGQIGPLPPGGKEPPIWFFPGEIEDPAMWSRSLSPAEIQAVHETGVDVSSDGLQGYWSLNEGEGQTVYDRSPAANHGYRGAQPATDSADPAWVG
- a CDS encoding multicopper oxidase domain-containing protein, producing the protein MLRLAAGAAAGVALPTVGLSACSEDSVGPLDETDSGPSDSDPSVAPTPLPIPEMLVASTFNLEMRTGTREFLRDKTTPTKGYNGDNLGPTLFLRSGSDVSLNVTNNIGVNTTTHWHGMHVPAVMDGGPHQRIDPGAVWSASFPVLNRASTYWYHPHHHAPTGQGVIFDPTSTGYQVYEGLAGVIIVEDDISDALPLPRTYGVDDIPLILQDRRFHDDGELLHFPTDFNPASDPALRKGGHFLVNGAEAPVLEVGAQVVRLRILNASNARIYNLGFSDNRTFHQVASDGGFLRAPVPLSRLLLAPAERAEILLDLGSDQGTTFKLRSFNSGLGTSMVPFPLQDTWDTADFDLLDITVGAARSNPVTTIPAGLTTVEAISDSEAINLASARPFELAANPFGINGQRMDIDVINESIRLGDTEVWEITNPTTQAHPFHVHGDSFQILTRDGFAPPENELGWKDVVLVRPFETVRIVKRFRDYADSTSPYMFHCHILEHEDVGMMGQFVVETGAQ
- a CDS encoding SDR family oxidoreductase is translated as MTLGRWSGTRGCSGGRVEVAEALERLGRIDILINNAGFRGSSPLTEMSIDEWRAAAAVNFDGPFFCTRAVVPGMIANGYGRIITVSGLNSFHGRSNWSHVCASKMGAMGMTRALAVELAPYNILVNHVVPGAYVAHPNLEQIPLGRVGLAQELANTYAFLSSEDASYITGQTFHVNGGEIRY
- a CDS encoding type II toxin-antitoxin system prevent-host-death family antitoxin; amino-acid sequence: MLSISVSQLKARLSECLRLVRGGNTLVVTDRGTPVAMVSPLPPAENEGSMASLIEQGLVAPPPKSLPEDFWDRPRPSDPEGLGLKAVLEERASGW
- a CDS encoding type II toxin-antitoxin system VapC family toxin, translated to MMFWDTSAIVPLLVDEPVTTAVCDRARSGPGMVVWWGTSVECASAIARLEREHALDAAATDVARGLLDDLVGSWYEVAPTDAVRGHVRRLLLRHALRAADALQLGAALIWAEDRPDTHRFCTLDDRLGTAARREGFTLVEF
- a CDS encoding ATP-binding protein, giving the protein MREDHSCTGDRIGGAYFDLEQEAERLRLDLDWDRLMAEKDLLILDEAHCWPEVFARLRGAIDRDRKRMGRFLLLGSVSPSLMVQVSESLAGRLSLIELTPFLLSELDTKASRERRWLCGGYPDGGVLEPKRFSQWQLDYLALISQRDLPTWGLPAKPQTTERLSRMLAALHGQAWNASQVGQSLGLSYQTVNSYVDYLVGAFLIRRLQPYKTNIRKRLVKSAKVYWRDSGLLHALLNVSDERALLAQPWVGASWEGYVIEQAIGQLSAHGRTFDAYYFRTSDQYELDLVLDFGTTLWGVEIKLTSSPGPKDMARLNKTADMINASHRFLVSQTNRPSGDGRRVSCNLPCFLDHLTQSGS
- the cysK gene encoding cysteine synthase A; protein product: MIDALIGRTPVVRLEKVVEPDSAEVWVKLEGMNPGSSIKDRPALAMVLDAEEKGLLSPGDTIVEPTSGNTGIGLAQVAAARGYRLVLCLPSSMSMERKRTLSAYGAELVLTDPELRMIAAIEEAERIRDETGAFLPNQFSNPANPRSHYETTAPELWDGLDGRIDAFVYGSGTGGTISGVGKFLKERLDDVLVVVVEPARSAVISGEPRGQHKFQGMGPGFIPENLDQSVIDRIEKVLEEDAFPLARRLAREEGLFVGMSSGAILWTALKIARELGPGHRVACIAPDSGSRYLTTELFEDDQ